TTTTTAACATGGATTATGTGGGAGTTTGGGTGTCGTGGTTTTACACGTGGCTGTGTAGTCTTTGAGTTTATTGTCTGTTTTTAATGTGTATATTGTTAGTTCCGCGTTTTCGAGTAGTTGCGTGAATGTTTTTTTGGTGAACTTTTTTTTCAGCGCTGTAACCGCTATGGTGGCGTTGTCTTTGCTTATTCTTTTGATTTCACGGAGTGTTGTTGCTGGGTTTGGCATGTTCTGCAGGAGGGTTATGGCGAAGATGATGTGGAATGTTTTGTTTTTGAAGGGTGGGTGGTCGGCTTCGGCGCGGATGACGGCTATGTTACGGTATTGTTTTGCTTGTGTTTTTGCTCTTTTAAGTAAGCCGAGTGAAGTGTCTAGTCCTATGAGGAGTTTTGCTGAGTTTTTGATGTGTTTGAAGAGTATGCCTGTTCCGCATCCCATGTCTAGTATGATGTTTTCTGGTTGAAGGTTTATTTCATCTAGCACTGCCTTGATTTTGGCTTCTTGTTCTTCAGCATATTGTGTGTCGTAAATGGTTGCTATGTTGTCGTAGTGTTGCATGACTTTGGGTTTTTTGCTCCAGTCGGCCATGGCTGTTCAGAAGTTTTATGTGTGTTTGTTTATTTGTAAAGGTTGTTGGCGGAGATATTGAGAAGTCAAAAACCTGTCGTTACTTTAGAGAATCCAAGTGTGGAAAAAGCAGTGGAATTGGTTAGAAAGGCTCTTTCAGAGCGGAGAGTGCTTGTTATTGTGGGAAATTGTTGGGTTGACTATCGTGGAAGAGCGAGTTCCAAGCTGGAGCCGGGTGAAAGAATTATCTTAATAAAAGGGGACGGGTCGGTGTTGGTTCATCGTCCGTCAGGGTATGAGCCGGTGAATTGGCAGCCGCCTGGCTGTTTGTTTCAGACTCATGTAGTGGACGGTGTTTTGCAGATTAGGGCTATTCGAAGGAAGCCGGCGGAGTCGGTGAAGCTGTTTTTTGATCGTGTGTATTTGGTCTCCGCATTAAGCTTAGTGGACGCTGGAGAGTTTTCGCTTTATGCGAGTGAGGAGGATATGCAGAAGGCGATACTATTGGAGCCGAGCCTCCTAGAAGCAGGTTTTAAGCCTATTGCGTACGAGAAGAAGGTGGAGCCTGGGTTTATCGACGTATATGGGGTTGATGAAGCTGGAAGATTTGTCGTGGTGGAGATTAAGCGTAAGATGGCTGGGCGTGAGGCGGTTTTGCAGTTGTCCAAGTATGTAAAGGCGATTAAGAGCAAGGTGAATCGTGAGGTGAGAGGTGTTTTGGTGGCTCCTCACTTGGGGAAGGGTGTTCAAAGGTTGTTGGAAACGTTGGGGCTAGATTTTAAGCTTTTAGATCCGAGAAAGTGCGCGGAGATTTTAACTCGGTCCAAGACTAAGAAGCTTGAGGAGTTTCTATAGAGAAACCTTCTAGAACAAAATTCTAGTACGCATGTATGCTAAGGAGGAATGGAGAGCGGTAGCAGCGTTTGGAGGTTAAGAGGTTGGAGAACTGCAGAACGTGTGAACGGTGTCGCAAAGAAGTTAGAGACCTCTACACTTTTTACGAAATCAACAAGCAAGATGAAAGGCGCAAATTTGGAAGTTTCTGTGGCGAATGTGCAAAAGAACTTGTAGATGAATTGAAGGGTAAACTTGAATGGGTCCGTTTTGAAGGCGGTTGGAGAGGTTATATCCATCCTAAAGCGAGGATGGAACTTGAGAAGTTTGGATTTATCCAAGCAAAACATGACACTCAATTCATAGAGATAGCTGGAAGAAAAGGAACCCAGCTGGTGAAAAGGGAAGTCTTAGAAATTTTGAGGCTAGAATACGCTGGCGGTCTTATTTCAAGGGAAGAGTATGAGAAGCAGTTGATAGAAATTCAGAAGAAATGTATGCATGCATAATAACTAACCCGATTTCTTCTTTCTTTTCGTTTTCTTAGTTGTGGTTTTCTTTTTGATTGCTTTGGGCGTTCGCACTTTGACAGTTTTATATCCTATTACGTTACCAAAAATGTCTTTGATAGCAACTCTTTTCGTTTTTTTAGGGGTTTTCTTGGGTTTTTTGTATCCGACTTTCTTCTTAATGGTCTTATATCCAATAGTGCCCCCTAATATTCCTTTGACTTTTCTCTTCTTAATCACCGTGTGTTTTCCATGACAAACCTTGCACACCAGATAGCAGTTCGTTTGTCCATTGTTTGCAGGATTGTTGTCTTTATGGTCAAAGTCGTAAGTTCTGTCTCCCCAAGTTAAT
This Candidatus Bathyarchaeota archaeon DNA region includes the following protein-coding sequences:
- a CDS encoding methyltransferase domain-containing protein, with the translated sequence MADWSKKPKVMQHYDNIATIYDTQYAEEQEAKIKAVLDEINLQPENIILDMGCGTGILFKHIKNSAKLLIGLDTSLGLLKRAKTQAKQYRNIAVIRAEADHPPFKNKTFHIIFAITLLQNMPNPATTLREIKRISKDNATIAVTALKKKFTKKTFTQLLENAELTIYTLKTDNKLKDYTATCKTTTPKLPHNPC
- a CDS encoding DUF91 domain-containing protein; this encodes MLAEILRSQKPVVTLENPSVEKAVELVRKALSERRVLVIVGNCWVDYRGRASSKLEPGERIILIKGDGSVLVHRPSGYEPVNWQPPGCLFQTHVVDGVLQIRAIRRKPAESVKLFFDRVYLVSALSLVDAGEFSLYASEEDMQKAILLEPSLLEAGFKPIAYEKKVEPGFIDVYGVDEAGRFVVVEIKRKMAGREAVLQLSKYVKAIKSKVNREVRGVLVAPHLGKGVQRLLETLGLDFKLLDPRKCAEILTRSKTKKLEEFL